Genomic DNA from Dermochelys coriacea isolate rDerCor1 chromosome 12, rDerCor1.pri.v4, whole genome shotgun sequence:
ATGCAGAAATGTACATCACAGGAATTTTACCAGGTAGCCGCTTTATGCAGGTTTTCTGCAAGAGTTATCGGATCTGCTTTTCAAGCCTATTAAACAGCTACACCATGAGGGCCATTTGCCTTTTGATCCTATATCTCTTGAATGAATGTGGTCACACGATGAGCCAACACTGCCTTCAGTGCTGTAATGCAGGAGTCATACAAAAGCAGCTACCACTGTGCTAGTTAAAACAGAACAACCCAAAATACTTACAGCTCTGTAATCCAAGAACATTTCTTTGAATGCCAGAAAATCAGTAAATGTGAGAAGCATGTCAAATATATCACCTGCCATCTCGTCTTTGTGCTGTCTGTAAAGTGGGAGATTTATAGGTTTAACATAATTGTGAGACATGACATCAGATTTTAAAGGCACTCAGACGTCAAATTTAGTACACAATGTAAGTAGTGCAAAATCAAGATTTAAACAAGACCACCAGGAAGGTATTTAAAATTCTAACGTAAAACAgctttattaaacaaaaccaatCCCCTGTAGTGTCTGCAATACAAACATTGCAATGTTCTATCTACCTAAGGTTTTCATATAGTTAAGTTTATCCCCATGATACCTAAATCCAGAGAGACCAGAGTATTACACCAGTCGAAAGAAACCAGACAGTGAAAGATCGGTAATTTAAAAGGAGTAAAACTTGACTCATGCACATTTTCATTGCATGAAATAAGAGAAATGCTAAAAGAAAATCAAGTGAAAAATCTTAGTTTTAGTCCTTTTAATTATTTCAGGCATCACTAGTAACAATGGAGTTATTCACTTTAATTGAACTTTAAGCAGATTGTCAGTACACATCCACTTTCATAGGACTTAGTCTAAGCAATTAAGATTCTCCTAATATTATTGAAAAGCCCTTTTCCTTAATTGATGGATGGTCTAACCATACTACTGTACTTTCATGCAAATTTCTTGATGCtttattcaaatatttgaagCAGTTTTAGTCTTTTTTAGGAGTCCATTTCTaatagcattttattttcttattcagCAGAAGAAAATATGTTCCTTTAACAACTTCATTTTCCACATAATTAATTAAGCCAAAACTGAACAGCAGAAATTACTTTAAATTGAGAGTAACCCTCCAACGTCAAACAAACTTTTCACCAAAACTGAATTACTCTTTGCATTCTTTTATAAAATAGGGATTGGAGTAAAGCCATTTTCTGAGGCTGTTTCTGAAAGCCTAAGTACAGAAAACCTAGGGGGCTTGATGCAAGTGGCCTTTTAATCCCCAGGGAACTGGCTTCGGGTCCTGAATTGGGGAATAAGAGAAATCAAGTTTAATGGTCTCGTTCTGGTTCCCATTTCTGCATATCACAAATCTTCCATACATTTTGGCACAACATTTCAAGTCAGAGGCCTAGAATAGCAAGGGATGGTGGAGGTGAGGATGAAGGTGAATTAGCAGAGTTGTATAGACAAACtcacatttccttttttaaacaagaatcccttgtttaaaaaaataaaaaataaaaatcaaatcctagtTTGGTCCCAGGTACAAAATGGTTAATACAgagaaaagcacaagaaaaataCCCCAAACCAAAGACTTACTGTAATGACATGGTGAAAGCAGCCATACTAAAACCAGGAATCCTGTCAAGTAGTTTTTCTTCTATGTATTTCTCTACTAAGCAGATCTAAAAGAGGACATAATCATAAATTCCACATGCTGACTTGATAAAGGAGTGTGGTGTTCTCACATTCCTACATCTTATTCTCCATAGGCTCATCTTCATTAGGTAAAATGCatcacaaatcccattgaaatccaatTGAAAGTGCAGAAAGTTCCAGCCAATGTTTGTCCAATGCTTTGCAATACCACCAAAGAGCCATCGTTAAGCATGTTTGCAAGCATAGGTTGTAGCAGTAAACACCCGCTACTTGAAACCAGTACCTGAaactaattttaattaattttaaggaACTGACAACTGAGCTCCTCTAAACAATTTTTGTGGCCTTACAACCACTTTTTCTTACCCTTTTATAGATgtttcatttctccagtttgtacaGAAACCATACAACAAGGAAAAACTAACTATACAGAGGAAATCGTGAAACTGATTTTACACTGTGCTGTCAAATACATTAAGCAAACAGAAAACCCCCCCCAGAAGCATCATTTTCCTTTAAGCTCACTTACAGTAATCGTGTGTGTTATTTACAATAGTAGGTACAAAAAATTATAGACTGAGTGACTTTCAActtgacagcatccctttaatGATGATTGGTTCGGATTATACTGTATAGTAGCAGAAACAAATACTACACAAGTCTTAATTTTTATAGTGTTTTGTCCCACTTCCTTTACTGGCTTCTATGCAATGGAATTTCTACCTATTCACTAGGGAAGAATGCAGAAtgtatcaaatattttttcccttaatTGCTAGTTAATGTATCAAACTACAACCAGACCCCAAATGAGGGGGATATAAAGTCTCATGCTTCAGAGTCACTATTAgagattaggatgagaccttcacGGGGGACAGATATTCCCAAATCTGCCTACTGGTaggcttcttgcaccttcctctgaagcatctatgGCTGGGCACTGCCAGAGACACGAGACAGGACTAGGTGTTGAATCcagtatgacaattcctatgttcctattgTACTAATCTAAATACAACTATACTCCACACAGTGGCTGCCTAAACCAACCTACCATTCAAAAGGCTTAAGCTGTTCTCAAACACTTGCAGAAGATTCCTTGgcgaaaaagaaaaaagtaatttgGAACTCCAGAATATTTTTGGTTGCTTGCAGGCTATTGCTATACTTCAAAAAGACACCATAGATAATATTTTAGATGTATTTGATTCTGATcaaacttgtattttaaaaacagaggggagaaaaGAACTTAACAATGACCTTAAAAGAAAAGCTAAGCACTCTATGagaaaaaccaccaaaaaaaaaaaatcttacatattcattaaaaatagaagtgtagatgAGCTTGTTTTCTTCTGTATCTTCAAATTCCCGGTAGTGTTTATCCATAAAGCTTCTTTGTATTAACTGGAAATCATCATCTGAGCCACAATAAGTAAATTGCATACAGTTACATTCAATTTATCCACTCATTGCAAGACAGTAATCACATTCACTAATGGCCTGTTCTAATAGCGCCTACTGCTGAAGCATGGAACCCCGCACATACGCACTTCGTCACAATAACAGCAAAGCTGTTAGCTGGGCCAACTTTAATTTCTGACCATTTTATGAGAATATATGGAGGCTGCTAGCAGAGTAGGTGGTGGTGAAGCAAAGAGTGCTATAGATTCAAATTCTGCTTCAGCCAAGTCAGATGGGGTTACCAGGATAGCAGCATGTTGATCTATGTTGCGAATGCTGTACATTTAATGATGGAAAGAGACAGAATTTGCAAAAGGCAGCAAAACTGCTAGGGCACGTACTCAAACAATCTACTTTTCTATTTTCTAGTAAAGATTTTCACATGTTCTCAATATTAAGGCAGTtctttaaaatttacttttaataaaGAGGCTGTTAGTTTTCAAACAATCAGGTTTTTTGTTCAGGTATGCGAATTATTagtgaacaatttttttttttaagaagtagtGTATTTTTCTTCCCTCCATTAGGTAAGAGACAATGGATTTTTCTTATCTCTGAAAATGAGTGCAGAAAGCTATAACCCTTAAAGGACAATTTTTGAGTTATCAATGAGAGAAATTTGAGGAAGGCAAAAGGGCAGGAAGTGGAACTTAACGTATCATAACAGGCGCAAATATAAATTACACACTgacacagttttaaaataaatctgcacAAATCTCTAATCTCCTACTAATTAACCCACTCAAAACTGGTGAATTTgtgaccatttctccagattcAGCTATACATATCACAAGGTGAGCTGCTGAgagtgaaaagaataaaaaactttATGATCCCTTAGAAAGGTGTGTGAATAAGGAGGAAGATGTTAACCAGTCATCAATCTCTTCAAGTTAACACAAGgagttctctcttttttttttttgggcatcTTGTAAATTCTTTTTATTCAACCTTGACCTCTTACTTCGAATTTCTGACTTGAGGATTTAGAATATTTTATCCTCCCAAGCCCATAGGGAAAAATGGTTGACTGCTTGTGGCATTCTTTCCTCCAATAGATCCTGCCACCTTAGGCTGTATGTGTATAAGTTACttgcaacacaaaaagaaaaaacaattcatTTACCCAGAGGATAAGCGGGATGTCATATGACACAGAAGGACAGACAGCAGAGAGGATGGAAAGCCTTGGTTTTCACGTGAGAATTTATCAGGATCTTTATTTACCACAACTTTATCAATGAAGAGAGGGTTTCTAGTCTCCCAGTAGCGCACAGGGGAAAAGACACATGCTTAGGACCCACAAATACACTGTTGGGAGAACAGAAGCCAAAAGGGTTTGCTGGAGATTTTATATTGTAATGAAAGTTTTGTGCTAATGAAAGCAAGGAATTAAAAATTCCAACTCATAGGACACACGAAGAAGGCAGAGGCACTGGTTTCTCCACACACCTCTGTCAGTGACGTTCAATCCTTATTTTGCCTCTCAATATTTTTACTGCTCATTTTTAGGCACATCTAAATTCAGGAGCTTACCCATTATAATATCTTCTAAATACCCAACAACCGCATCAAATTCTGCATCTGAAGGAGAGGAGCTGATaacaaagaaaggaaagattcattttttaatgaaagcctAAAGACAAATTAGCACAATAACCCAGcctgcacatcagagaagggAATTATCTTCCAACttcacattattaaaaaaaaaaaaaaaaaaaaaaaaaaaaagtcattgcaCAGAAAAATTTACTTAATAATAAAAAGTTTATTCCTGTAACAGACATTAATCTCACTCTGTCTCCATTGTATACTAAAGGGGGTAGTTACTTATTGGAAAGAATTGTTTTACTGGGTATCTTTGATAGCGTAATTAACCTTTTGGTGCAGAAGATGTTTAAAAGGTTTGTTCAGACGGTTCTCCATCTGTTCCATAATGTGACCCGATGTTGCAATGAAGTTTCAGTACCCACCTTTCATCTAGCCATAAAAGGTGGTTGTAACTCTACTGGAACTGTTCAAGACCCATCCGTAGAGGACCATTTGGAGCACCCAGTCATATATTACCAGATTGAGTATCAGGGCACTGCAAGGATGTTTTGCGCCCTAGgagaaacttccaccttgcaccccccccgccgccccgaaGCAGCCCCcccgcggcagctccccgccgTCCCGAAGCGCAccccccctgcagcagctccccgccgccccctctcCCCTCGGGGAGCCATGCagcaactccccaccccagctcacctctgctccgcctcctccccgagcacgccgcacccgcctcccaggcttgtggcgccaatcagctgtttggtgccgcaagcctgggagggagagaagcagagcgggacagcatgctcagaggaggaggcggagcagaggtgagctggggcggggttCCCCTGTGCGACTCTCCCCAcccccgttacttgctgcaggtGGCCCTCCTGGCGCCCCtctgtcccagctcacctccgttccACCACCTTCCCGGAATGCGCTTTTGgccacccccaaccacttggcaccctaggcaaccgcctagttcacctagtggttgcaccCGCCCTGCTGAGTATATAGTGTAGCAAAGGTAAATGATGTAATTTATAGGAATTGTTAAATATTTCTCTAATGCAGTATACCACACTGGGAGTTTAGAACTAAATTTTGTAATCCCTTAATCTAAAAAACATAGTGCTTCTGTTTTAGAACGAAAACATACGCTCTCTTTCAAATGGACTCCTTTAAATGGAGACGCACATTGGTAGCACTTCTAAAGTCTGGGTCTCTCTGGCAGTGTTATATTGTGCAATTTGTTCATAGATACCAAAGTTTCTCTGACTTTGGCATTTTAGGGATGAACTTTACTTAAATAAATTCTCTAGTGTATTAAGTGCCCAACAGGCCTTTCTCCGatatcaggaatgcaagccttgcTGCACATTcttctttaacatatttatttcaCCCATTCAATGAAGGCCCCACTTAATTAATATACcaattcccctctctctctctcatgtgaaGAAGGATATAgctttagaccaggggtgggcaaactttttggcccctgGACCACattggggtgtgaaactgtatggagggctgggtagggaaggctgtgtctccccaaacagcctggcctctacccctattttccccctcccacttcccaccccctaacTGTTCCCCTCAGAACCTTtgacccatccagcccccccgctccttgtccccgaccgccctctcccaggaccccctgctcccagactccccccccccagaacttctgccccattcaacctccccctgctccctgactgcccccgggaccctctgcctcttatccaacacccccaccccccgcccttcccttaccatactgctcagagcagcaggagcttgcaacCCTGCTGCCCGCATGGCAGCATagctgcggggcaggggggatagcaggggaagggccgggggctagtctccctggtcaggagctcaagggctgggcaggacggtcccgtggactggatgtggcccacgggctgtagtttgcccgcCTCTGCTTTAGACTATttacaaaaaattctttaaaatgatATTGCTGTTAAGCAACAGTTCAGTAACTTTATCCACCAGTAATTCCATTATTTGAGCATTGGGATTAATCTTGTTTTAGGAAAATTTAGAATACTACCATCCTCATTCACTGATCAAAAGTGGCCATTGTTATGCCTTTGCAGCCCAGACAAAGATAACACATGTACATGATACAACACAAGAGGGCAGAGTGCCACAACAAGAGTAGCTTATAAATAACATAGCTAAAGCATTAGCATCATATTTATGGCTCAAGACAATGGGGTAATTGTTTCTCACTTATAAACAAAAGCAGGAGCTGCTCAGACCTGACTCccattcttttctttaataagAGTGATGGCTACACTGATGAAAGAAGAaacatctttgtttttttttttatagcttctTCTAACATTGTTGAATTTAAACTGTTAGTTTAAACATTAGTTTTAGATTTGGTGTGGTACTGAGCAGGGGAATTCTAATAATATTTTGTCCAGAAACTAATATCTGTATTTTCTACTCATTCCAACCACAGCACACATCAATTAATAATACCAGGGCCCGTAGTGCTGTGTAAGAATACATCTCTACATACATAACGCTCTTCAAGGAACACATTCAAATACAACTTCCAACAACGGTAAACATGGTAATAGAGAAAGTGAGacattattgggggggggggggagaggcaggaagagaaATTTTGAAGATACAGACATCCCTACAATTAAAGGatcagatcctcaaagttattaggcttctaacttccattgaaatccatggggagttaggtacctaaatgcctttgtggatctgggccacaaTGCTTATTTTGGTCCTTCAGTGAGGGGAATGTCTGGGAGAACAGCATGATCAAGGAGGGgttatctttctgggtatcaaGAGAAGGTTCAAGCAATTTTGAGTTCAATATTGCCTAAACTCTCACTTGTTGTTATTCCCTCTCTAGTACATCATATTGTTCTGAAGTCCATGTTGTTCTTACATGAGTCTCTATCTTCTCATCAATATCATCtaacatcatttttttttccctcttttctatttttatttaatttatttaggaagatttaacaagtttacaaatccttACCATGTAactatcagaaacaaaacaatcattaaaCAGTTAGCTTTTGTTTCAAGAAACATTATACAGGAATTTAGTCATCAGATCTTTCTATTTAACAAGGTGAAACAAGATTACAAGGTGAGAATCTTTACAACAGCTCTGTCATTTCTAGGGATTTTATTAAACTGAATGAAATCTTTATGTACACACCAGGCTGGTCCATCAaatttgaatattaaaaaaactgaACCGGTATGCTGAGTTTTTTTGCAGGTGAATACACTTTGAATTTTGAATAAAAGGTAACCAAATATATAAGCATGTATCTGTCTTCTGTCTATTTTGCCAGGTATACAATTAGCatgttaatttttccataaccGCAACCTCCTGTATTTTTTGAACCATTCCTCTAAAGTTGGGCTGTTATTCTTTTTCCAAAAAGAGGCTACAGGGGAGCTATTTTTAACTAGTAAAAATGTTATTCAAATGCTGATGTGGAATCTGGATTATACTTACATGGACACACCGAAGTTTTCTTCTTCTAAAGTCTCCATCATTTCTGCATCACCTGTTGCACCAAACTTTtagataaaaattaaaatgtttcctaTATCAGCaaggtgtttattttttaaacaatacattACTTTTAGCACATATACAGCGTAAATCTTCAAAGTTATCTATGAACATTGACTAGTTAGCCATAAGACAATCATTAAATACAAGACCTGCATCTTGTAGGATTTTGTGATCTCATTTAGGCATATTCTTCCATGACTACGGAATTCTTTACTTCTCCTCTAATACTCTGAATCCTGTAGTAACCTTCGCTGACCATGGGAGAACAGGCCTGCAGAAATTTGCTTATCTCAGGAAAATGGTTTCAATTGACACCTGGCACCTCCACCCAAAGCATAtaccactggccactgtcaaagccAGGATATGGgaactagatggatctttggtatGATCCAGTCGGGAAATTTCAATGTTCTCATGTATCAGGTCAGTAGATTCCACCAGAGATCAGCCAAGGGCCAAGTCTCACGATATCAGCAGAAGCCTGTGATAGTATCTACATGtgttctgacaggtttcagagtggtagccgtgttaggctgtatcagcaaaaccaacaaggagtccttggggcaccttagaaacAAACCGATTtgttttggcataagctttcatgggctaaaatccacttcatcagatgcatggagtagaaaatacaggagcaggtataaatacccgaaaagatgggagttgccttaccaagtgggggggggggtgtcagtgagaACAGCCCACTTTAactgaattgtctcgttagcactgacccccacttggtaaggcaactccgatcttttcatgtatttatacctgctcctgtattttccgtGCATCTGATGATGTGGgtttttagcccacgaaagcttatagccaaataagtttgttagtctctaaggcaccatAAGGACTCCTCGGTGTTTTTACACGTTTACTATTCAATAAATCCAGGGCGTCGAGGTCTGGCCAGATGCCCCAGGCCCGGCGTACCCCAAAGCACACAGCGAGCCCTACCCCGGGCCATACCTGGGTGCTGAACGGACAAGGTCTTTTCAAACCAATTCCTGTCCCTGGCGGGCCTGGCAAGCGGAGGGGGGCACCCAGCCGAGCCCGGGCTCGCCGGGCTGGGGGTCCTGGGGTTGTGCGAGGCAGGGGCCGAGCCTGGGCTCGCTGtaagggtcgggggggggggggatgcagcCGAGCCCGGGCTCGCTGGGCTGGGGGCCCTGGAGTTGAGCGGGGCAGGGGCCGAGCCCGGGGTCTCTCCGAGCTGTGCGGGCCGGGGGCACCCAGCCGAGCCCGGGCTCGGCGTGGGCTCGGCGCTGCACGAACCAGACCGGCTCCCGCCTGGGTAGAGACGCTCCGGCGGCggaccaggaccaggaccaggcCCCGGCCGGGGTATCAGCCCCTCTCCCCGCGGGCGCCTCGGAGCCCGTACCTGGCCCCCAGAGGCCGCCGCGCTCGCTCGAGCTGGGGAGGCCTCCCCATAGAGTCCGTCGCGCACGCCCCGCCCTCCCGTCGCCCCGGCAACCCTCCCTTCCGCCACGCGCCGGCCCGGAGCCAATGCGGCGGCCGGGGAAGCGGAGCCAATGAGGGCGCGAGGCTGGGGCCGCGCAGCGCGTGACGCCCAGCCCGGCCGGGGAGGGGGCGCACGCGTC
This window encodes:
- the LOC119841360 gene encoding ADP-ribosylation factor-like protein 2-binding protein isoform X1; translated protein: MMETLEEENFGVSISSPSDAEFDAVVGYLEDIIMDDDFQLIQRSFMDKHYREFEDTEENKLIYTSIFNEYICLVEKYIEEKLLDRIPGFSMAAFTMSLQQHKDEMAGDIFDMLLTFTDFLAFKEMFLDYRAARPAESTLILAVPKSTHSWENISQGKRRSRSGFKQRVCSNIFKQVLNVVFSEQFTTLVHSCR
- the LOC119841360 gene encoding ADP-ribosylation factor-like protein 2-binding protein isoform X2, coding for MQFGATGDAEMMETLEEENFGVSISSPSDAEFDAVVGYLEDIIMDDDFQLIQRSFMDKHYREFEDTEENKLIYTSIFNEYICLVEKYIEEKLLDRIPGFSMAAFTMSLQQHKDEMAGDIFDMLLTFTDFLAFKEMFLDYRAEKEGRGLDLSSGFVVTSLSKSSMSSSQNSLRH
- the LOC119841360 gene encoding ADP-ribosylation factor-like protein 2-binding protein isoform X3, yielding MMETLEEENFGVSISSPSDAEFDAVVGYLEDIIMDDDFQLIQRSFMDKHYREFEDTEENKLIYTSIFNEYICLVEKYIEEKLLDRIPGFSMAAFTMSLQQHKDEMAGDIFDMLLTFTDFLAFKEMFLDYRAEKEGRGLDLSSGFVVTSLSKSSMSSSQNSLRH